GGGGAAGAATCTTCGATGGTTGTTTTTGATAAACTGAAAAATAACCTCGATTATAACCGAATCGGGCTGGAAAATAATCGATGGCTTCCTCATGATTGATTTGAGTGTGATGACCGACTCGTTTTTCAGGAGGTCCTCGAGAGGTTCGAGAGAGGAAAGAAATTTCAGATTACTCAGCATCTGTGTATACTGCGGCAGACCGAGCGAAAGAATATCGGTGATAATTATTTCTCCCAGTATTTTCTGATGTTCGTCACAGATCGGGATATAACCGATCTGATACTTCGACATGAGGTCCAGAGCATCTTTAACCGTGGAGTCGGGGTATAGGTATAAAGGCGGCGAAACCATTATGTCACGGACATAAATAACTTTTTTCACGGCGATATTGAACGCGAGTACCCGTTTTATGAATTCTTCCCGTGACTGGGCGCTGATGAGATGCTGTATGTTTTCTTCGTTCTGGCAGATTTTCGCTATCGAGGCGATAACATTCAGATAAAGGTTTGATTT
The sequence above is drawn from the bacterium genome and encodes:
- a CDS encoding PTS sugar transporter subunit IIA; translated protein: MNLVNLINTDLVFIGLKVESKEQALRFLAEKISKVFCCLSQDDITLKILERESISTTTLPNGVAIPHARIENFNDLVISVLIPAAPVMDGDIPIRVFILTLTDLAKSNLYLNVIASIAKICQNEENIQHLISAQSREEFIKRVLAFNIAVKKVIYVRDIMVSPPLYLYPDSTVKDALDLMSKYQIGYIPICDEHQKILGEIIITDILSLGLPQYTQMLSNLKFLSSLEPLEDLLKNESVITLKSIMRKPSIIFQPDSVIIEVIFQFIKNNHRRFFPVVENDKCIGVISYMDIINKFLRV